One Dioscorea cayenensis subsp. rotundata cultivar TDr96_F1 chromosome 15, TDr96_F1_v2_PseudoChromosome.rev07_lg8_w22 25.fasta, whole genome shotgun sequence genomic region harbors:
- the LOC120277746 gene encoding fumarate hydratase 1, mitochondrial-like, translated as MDKEKNMRIKATPLILGQEFSGYTARVKYGIDRVLDTLPRMYQLAQGGTAVGTGLNTKKGFDVKVAAAVAEETKLPFVTAENKFEALAAHDAFIETSGALNTVSVSLHKIANDIRLLGSGSHCGLGELILPKNEPGSSIMPGKVNPTQCEALTMVCAQVDV; from the exons AtggataaggaaaaaaatatgagaataaaAGCTACTCCTCTGATTCTTGGACAAGAGTTTAGTGGGTATACTGC CAGGGTGAAATATGGGATTGATAGAGTGTTGGATACACTTCCTCGCATGTATCAA CTTGCACAAGGTGGTACTGCTGTTGGAACTGGACTGAACACAAAGAAGGG GTTTGATGTTAAAGTTGCTGCTGCAGTAGCTGAGGAGACCAAGCTGCCATTTGTTACTGCAGAAAACAAATTTGAAGCCCTA GCAGCACATGATGCTTTTATCGAGACTAGCGGGGCCTTGAATACAGTTTCTGTTTCTCTTCATAAGATTGCAAATGACATCCGACTTCTTGGGAG CGGTTCACATTGTGGGCTAGGCGAATTAATTCTTCCCAAAAATGAGCCAGGCAGCAGTATCATGCCT GGAAAGGTTaatcctacacagtgtgaggctcTTACCATGGTTTGTGCCCAG GTTGATGTATAG